The following are from one region of the Hippocampus zosterae strain Florida chromosome 9, ASM2543408v3, whole genome shotgun sequence genome:
- the LOC127607144 gene encoding elastase-1-like, protein MVFRAPADMLRFLLLTTLAALVLAELEPQPRFLEDDEVEGRVVGGEVARPNSWPWQISLQYKSGSSFYHTCGGTLIKRGWVMTAAHCVDRSRTWRVVLGDHNINSHEGREQYMSVSRVYLHPRWNSNNVAGGYDIALLRLSSEASLNNYVQLGAIPPSGHILPHNNPCYITGWGRTQTGGQLSAQLKQAYLPVVDHRTCSSYGWWGSTVKNSMVCAGGGSESGCQGDSGGPLNCQVNGQYVVHGVTSFVSSSGCNAYRKPTVFTRVSDYISWMNSVMG, encoded by the exons ATGGTTTTTCGGGCACCCGCAGACATGTTGAGGTTTCTCTTGCTGACCACTCTCGCGGCACTGG TACTGGCTGAGCTTGAGCCTCAGCCCCGGTTCTTGGAGGATGATGAAGTTGAGGGGAGAGTTGTTGGAGGCGAGGTGGCAAGACCCAACTCCTGGCCCTGGCAG ATCTCTCTTCAGTACAAATCTGGCAGCAGCTTCTACCACACCTGTGGCGGAACTCTCATTAAGAGAGGCTGGGTGATGACCGCTGCTCATTGCGTTGACCG TTCCAGGACTTGGCGTGTGGTTCTGGGAGACCACAATATCAACAGCCACGAGGGCAGAGAGCAGTACATGAGCGTGAGTCGTGTCTACCTTCACCCTAGGTGGAACTCCAACAACGTTGCCGGAGG GTATGATATTGCTCTGCTGCGTCTCTCATCTGAGGCTTCCCTCAACAACTACGTCCAGCTGGGTGCCATCCCTCCCTCTGGCCACATCTTGCCCCACAACAACCCCTGTTACATCACAGGATGGGGACGCACTCAGA CTGGAGGTCAGCTGTCCGCCCAGCTGAAGCAGGCCTACCTTCCAGTGGTGGACCACAGGACGTGCTCCAGCTATGGATGGTGGGGCAGCACGGTCAAGAACTCCATGGTCTGTGCCGGCGGAGGAAGCGAGTCCGGTTGCCAG GGTGACTCCGGCGGCCCCCTGAACTGCCAAGTGAACGGCCAGTATGTTGTGCACGGTGTGACCAGCTTCGTGTCATCATCTGGCTGCAACGCCTACAGGAAGCCCACCGTCTTCACCCGTGTGTCCGACTACATAAGCTGGATGAACAGC gtAATGGGTTAA
- the LOC127607146 gene encoding elastase-1-like: MLRFLVLTTLSALVLAELEPQPRYLEDVSERVVGGEVARPNSWPWQISLQYQSGSRFYHTCGGTLIQRGWVMTAAHCVDSRRTWRVVLGEHDLNSNSGREQVMSVSRVYIHPKWNSNNVGAGYDIALLRLSGEASLNSYVQLGSLLPSGNILPHNNRCYITGWGRTSTGGNLSPQLKQAYLPVVGHSTCTSSSWWGGGIKTTMVCAGGGSESGCNGDSGGPLNCLVNGKYYVHGIASFVSGLGCNTPRKPTVFTRVSAYNEWMDSIMM, from the exons ATGCTGAGGTTTTTGGTCTTGACGACTCTGTCAGCCCTGG TGCTGGCTGAGCTGGAGCCCCAGCCCAGGTACCTCGAGGACGTTTCGGAAAGGGTGGTGGGAGGCGAGGTGGCTCGGCCCAACTCCTGGCCCTGGCAG ATCTCTCTTCAGTACCAATCTGGCTCCAGATTCTACCACACATGTGGGGGAACCCTGATTCAGAGAGGCTGGGTCATGACTGCTGCTCACTGTGTGGACAG CCGTAGGACATGGCGTGTGGTTCTGGGCGAGCACGACCTGAATAGCAACAGCGGCAGAGAGCAGGTCATGAGCGTCAGCCGCGTTTACATCCACCCAAAATGGAATTCTAACAATGTGGGTGCTGG CTATGACATCGCCCTACTGCGTCTGTCTGGAGAGGCCTCTCTCAACTCTTACGTGCAGCTGGGCTCTCTGCTCCCCTCCGGAAACATCCTGCCCCACAACAACCGCTGTTACATCACCGGCTGGGGACGCACCTCCA CCGGCGGCAACCTGTCCCCACAACTGAAACAGGCCTATCTTCCCGTGGTGGGCCACAGCACCTGCACCAGCTCTAGCTGGTGGGGCGGCGGCATCAAGACCACCATGGTGTGCGCTGGTGGTGGCTCAGAGTCTGGATGCAAT GGTGATTCCGGTGGCCCTCTGAACTGCCTGGTGAACGGAAAATACTATGTGCACGGTATTGCCAGCTTCGTCTCCGGCTTGGGATGCAACACTCCCAGGAAGCCCACCGTCTTCACCCGTGTTTCCGCCTACAACGAATGGATGGACTCG ATCATGATGTAA